From a single Tachypleus tridentatus isolate NWPU-2018 chromosome 6, ASM421037v1, whole genome shotgun sequence genomic region:
- the LOC143254608 gene encoding uncharacterized protein LOC143254608 encodes MKIITIKKMTKTTILGVTTIILCTLLFVNHNSDFKYVWKRNRTFVHASGILPVREILLDNATRPISSKHDNEYRMKNGYLKINPETMTNNSSSWVDNWIKVTSNLHIYSAYLDNRPLVPYHPVIRIFGWSTLKVTNLQNMRCLTKEKYLNQQADLRIFPVTKVVTMGLTSKIFLCSIPFGYHKMIFSVSLAYSNVQNPKWINVHHIPTSMKPEAQGKIAVCTPPFYNYINDTYLLAQFLAFHRIVGIDHFTFYDFQTHTKIRELIHKLSENIFPIALLPWSAFWKVSIPLNHYREGGHAHLTQIQDCLYRHMHHYEYVINLDLDEFLVPYENKTITSILSNFRNCNIYGAYRFRQSIFCLKFPSMTNAHNDFQSLITLEKVFGKPLGLKNWPDYLKYIVRPETIVYGGIHKVYEMLPNKSEMNVDKGILIHHYRKIVVCDFQKEKNQLIEDHTIPERYGERMLQLMHKWENVL; translated from the coding sequence ATGAAGATTATTACCATTAAGAAAATGACGAAGACAACAATCCTAGGCGTTACTACTATTATCTTGTGTACACTGTTGTTTGTCAACCATAACAGTGATTTTAAATATGTTTGGAAACGTAACCGTACGTTTGTTCATGCGAGTGGTATTTTGCCGGTGAGAGAAATTTTACTTGATAATGCCACAAGACCTATATCCTCAAAACACGATAACGAGTACagaatgaaaaatggatatttgaaGATTAATCCTGAAACAATGACAAACAATTCAAGTTCTTGGGTGGACAACTGGATAAAGGTTACTTCTAATTTACACATTTACTCAGCTTATTTAGATAATCGTCCTTTAGTTCCATATCATCCAGTTATACGAATATTTGGGTGGTCCACATTAAAAGTTACAAATCTTCAAAATATGAGGTGTTTaaccaaagaaaaatatttgaatcaaCAAGCAGATCTACGAATATTCCCAGTTACGAAGGTAGTTACAATGGGACTAACGTCCAAAATCTTTCTTTGTTCCATTCCCTTTGGCTATCACAAAATGATATTTTCGGTATCATTGGCATATTCAAATGTTCAAAACCCGAAATGGATTAATGTTCATCATATACCAACTTCAATGAAGCCTGAAGCTCAAGGAAAAATTGCAGTCTGTACTCCTCCattttataactatataaacGACACCTACTTACTGGCACAATTTCTGGCTTTTCATCGTATTGTTGGGATCGATCACTTCACTTTTTATGActttcaaacacacacaaaaattcgCGAACTGATTCATAAGTTATCTGAAAATATATTCCCTATTGCGCTCTTGCCATGGAGTGCTTTTTGGAAAGTATCAATTCCTTTGAATCACTATCGAGAAGGAGGACATGCACACTTAACTCAAATTCAGGACTGTCTTTATCGACATATGCATCATTATGAATATGTTATTAATCTTGACTTGGATGAATTTCTTGTtccttatgaaaataaaacaataaccagTATATTATCTAACTTTAGGAACTGCAATATTTATGGTGCTTACAGATTCCGACAgtctattttttgtttgaaatttccaTCTATGACAAATGCGCATAATGATTTTCAGTCACTTATAACACTTGAGAAAGTATTTGGAAAACCACTTGGATTAAAGAACTGGCCAGATTACTTGAAGTATATTGTTCGTCCTGAAACCATTGTTTATGGCGGCATTCATAAAGTATATGAAATGCTACCCAATAAAAGTGAAATGAATGTCGATAAAGGCATTCTAATTCATCATTACAGAAAAATTGTGGTTTGTGATTTTCAGAAAGAGAAAAATCAGTTGATTGAAGACCATACAATTCCCGAACGTTATGGAGAACGGATGTTACAATTAATGCATAAATgggaaaatgttttataa